One Cryptomeria japonica chromosome 9, Sugi_1.0, whole genome shotgun sequence genomic window carries:
- the LOC131046976 gene encoding disease resistance response protein 206-like — protein sequence MASEYCGRIQFNLCFVWLLFSSIMLRNVDCYGWKKQLPMPCKNLVLYFHDILYNGTNFQNATSALVAAPQWGNLTAYATPFRFGDVVVFDDPITLNNNLHSPPVGRAQGFYLYNMKTNYNAWLGFTFVLNSTDYKGTITFNGADPLTAPSRDISVVGGTGDFLMARGIATLSTNSLEGTVYFRLKVNITLYECY from the coding sequence ATGGCTTCTGAGTATTGTGGTAGAATACAATTTAATTTGTGCTTTGTGTGGCTTCTGTTCTCTTCCATAATGCTCAGAAATGTAGATTGCTATGGATGGAAGAAACAACTTCCAATGCCATGTAAGAATTTAGTGTTGTACTTTCATGATATACTTTACAATGGCACAAACTTTCAGAATGCAACTTCTGCGCTGGTTGCAGCCCCTCAATGGGGTAATCTCACTGCTTATGCTACTCCTTTCAGGTTTGGAGATGTGGTTGTGTTTGACGATCCTATTACTCTTAACAATAATCTGCACTCTCCTCCCGTTGGAAGAGCGCAGGGATTTTATCTCTACAACATGAAGACTAATTATAATGCTTGGCTTGGGTTCACATTTGTGCTGAATTCAACGGATTATAAGGGCACCATCACTTTCAATGGTGCCGACCCTTTGACGGCTCCGTCCAGAGATATATCCGTAGTGGGTGGAACGGGAGACTTCCTAATGGCGAGAGGAATTGCCACCCTTTCTACCAATTCACTGGAGGGAACTGTTTATTTCCGCCTCAAGGTTAACATCACACTCTATGAGTGTTATTGA